One Halovivax ruber XH-70 genomic region harbors:
- the purH gene encoding bifunctional phosphoribosylaminoimidazolecarboxamide formyltransferase/IMP cyclohydrolase has product MTRIAGMAGNRGRNLLNIADRQPGGAEVAVILTNAADAPVLEAAADRGIPTEVVPQADGMDRQEHEEAVLDALADHDVDLVCLDGYMRILSETFLDAMPTTLNVHPSLLPAFPGMDAWGDALDAGVSVTGCTVHVVTDATDDDGDVIEEEIDAGPIVTQEPVPIYEGDDEETLKERVLYEGEFRAYPRTVEWFAEGAVTVDIERGEVNVADDVASVADADHDGLPTRRLVSNDRVDTLRYGENPHQDAAVYADRTCDEASVVHADQLNEGAKALSYNNYNDADGALNLIKEFDEPAAAVIKHTNPAGCATADTLAGAYENALSTDPMSAFGGIVALNRECDAATAEQIIDSFKEVVVAPGYTDDALDVLFEKDNLRVLDVGSFGDEPSERFTEKSLVGGRLVQERDLQSVTVDDLEVVTEREPTDAELETMVFAWQTLKHVKSNGILFADGTETVGVGMGQVSRVDAVRLAAMKADEHAEGKDAEGAVMASDAFFPFPDGIEEAAKAGIEAVVQPGGSVNDEDVIQAADEHGMAMAFTGQRSFKHD; this is encoded by the coding sequence ATGACGCGCATCGCCGGCATGGCGGGCAATCGGGGGCGAAACCTGTTGAACATCGCAGATCGGCAACCGGGCGGCGCCGAGGTCGCGGTTATCCTCACGAACGCCGCGGACGCGCCGGTGCTGGAGGCGGCAGCCGACCGCGGGATCCCGACCGAGGTCGTTCCGCAGGCGGACGGAATGGATCGACAGGAGCACGAGGAGGCGGTCCTCGACGCACTCGCGGACCACGACGTTGACCTCGTCTGTCTCGACGGCTACATGCGCATCCTCTCGGAGACTTTCCTCGACGCGATGCCGACGACGCTCAACGTTCACCCCTCGCTGCTGCCGGCGTTCCCCGGCATGGACGCCTGGGGTGACGCGCTCGACGCCGGCGTCTCGGTGACGGGCTGTACCGTCCACGTTGTCACCGACGCGACGGACGACGACGGCGACGTGATCGAGGAAGAAATCGACGCCGGCCCGATCGTGACGCAGGAGCCGGTGCCGATCTACGAGGGCGACGACGAGGAGACGCTGAAAGAGCGCGTTCTCTACGAGGGCGAGTTCAGGGCGTACCCGCGCACCGTCGAGTGGTTCGCGGAAGGCGCTGTAACCGTTGATATCGAACGGGGCGAGGTGAACGTGGCCGACGACGTTGCGAGCGTTGCGGACGCGGACCACGATGGGCTACCCACCCGTCGCCTCGTCTCGAACGACCGGGTCGACACCCTCCGCTACGGCGAGAACCCCCACCAGGACGCGGCCGTCTACGCCGACCGGACCTGCGACGAGGCGAGCGTGGTCCACGCCGACCAGTTGAACGAGGGCGCGAAGGCGCTGTCGTACAACAACTACAACGACGCCGACGGCGCGCTGAACCTGATCAAGGAGTTCGACGAGCCCGCCGCCGCGGTCATCAAGCACACCAACCCGGCCGGCTGCGCCACGGCCGACACCCTCGCCGGAGCCTACGAGAACGCCCTCTCCACGGACCCGATGAGCGCCTTCGGCGGGATCGTCGCGCTCAACCGCGAGTGCGACGCCGCCACCGCCGAACAGATCATCGACTCCTTCAAGGAAGTCGTCGTCGCGCCGGGCTACACCGACGACGCGCTCGACGTCCTCTTCGAGAAGGACAACCTGCGCGTCCTCGACGTTGGGTCGTTCGGGGACGAACCGTCGGAGCGATTTACCGAAAAATCCCTCGTCGGCGGCCGCCTCGTCCAGGAGCGCGACCTCCAGTCGGTCACCGTCGACGACCTCGAGGTCGTCACCGAGCGCGAGCCGACCGACGCGGAACTCGAGACGATGGTCTTCGCCTGGCAGACCCTGAAACACGTCAAGTCCAACGGCATCCTCTTCGCCGACGGCACCGAGACCGTCGGCGTCGGGATGGGACAGGTCTCCCGCGTCGACGCCGTCCGCCTCGCTGCGATGAAGGCCGACGAACACGCCGAGGGCAAGGACGCCGAGGGCGCCGTGATGGCCTCGGACGCCTTCTTCCCGTTCCCGGACGGGATCGAGGAGGCCGCGAAGGCGGGCATCGAGGCCGTCGTTCAGCCCGGCGGATCGGTCAACGACGAGGACGTGATCCAGGCCGCCGACGAGCATGGGATGGCGATGGCCTTTACGGGACAACGGTCGTTCAAGCACGATTAG
- a CDS encoding universal stress protein produces the protein MTADRLLVPVANPETADRLLETAVDVAQDRGLELLVVHVIDVPSQTSLEQARASMDREPGESVVSQTVERARAAGVEATGLVRYGHDVAGSLVDLASGADVEAMLLGWHGRPRRRDIVLGSYIDTVLREAACDVLVERVDRDRGPIESVFVPVAGGPHTEYAAEIAGSIARERDASVELATVVAVGADEETVEEAQALLAQTSPALGAVDSVATTVLRSNEVSVGIVDHTAEHGLTILGAGGSGLLHRIVADDVAESVARQADSDVLLCRQRDRPAKTLLYRLQDGLRGIGR, from the coding sequence ATGACCGCGGACCGCCTGCTCGTGCCCGTCGCCAATCCCGAGACGGCCGACCGGCTCCTCGAGACGGCTGTCGACGTCGCGCAGGATCGTGGCCTCGAATTGCTCGTCGTGCACGTGATCGACGTCCCGTCGCAGACCAGTCTCGAACAGGCACGCGCGTCGATGGACAGGGAACCCGGCGAGTCCGTCGTCTCGCAGACCGTCGAGCGCGCCCGCGCCGCTGGCGTCGAGGCGACGGGATTGGTCCGATACGGCCACGACGTCGCGGGAAGTCTGGTCGATCTGGCGAGTGGCGCCGACGTCGAGGCGATGCTACTCGGCTGGCACGGCCGACCGCGTCGGCGCGACATCGTCCTCGGGAGCTACATCGACACGGTGCTTCGCGAGGCGGCCTGCGACGTTCTCGTCGAACGCGTCGACCGCGACAGAGGACCGATCGAATCGGTGTTCGTCCCCGTCGCCGGCGGCCCGCACACCGAGTACGCCGCCGAAATAGCGGGTTCGATCGCCCGCGAACGCGACGCGAGCGTCGAGCTCGCCACCGTGGTCGCCGTCGGGGCTGACGAGGAGACCGTCGAAGAGGCGCAGGCACTTCTGGCGCAGACGTCGCCCGCCCTCGGCGCCGTCGACTCGGTGGCGACGACCGTGCTTCGAAGCAACGAAGTGTCGGTGGGGATCGTCGATCACACCGCGGAACACGGCCTCACGATACTCGGCGCCGGCGGCAGCGGCCTTCTCCACCGGATCGTCGCCGACGACGTCGCCGAGTCGGTCGCCCGGCAGGCCGACAGCGACGTCCTGCTATGTCGGCAACGTGACCGCCCAGCGAAGACCCTCTTGTACCGACTCCAAGATGGACTCCGCGGTATCGGCCGGTGA